Sequence from the Bacillus thuringiensis genome:
GAGGATTATTCAAAATATTATCTTGATAGTAATATAACAATACTTCTAAGAAATCTAAAAAACTCTAATCAATATATTTTAGCTGTTAAGAAGAGTATTCAATCCAAAATTAATGGAGATTTATCAACCTAACATCTCAATATCACCATTTAAAAAGATGCTCCTGGATTTATCCAAGAGCATCTTTTATAAAGCTTTATTTTTTACTTGTTTATAATTTACCAATTAACAATTATATAGTTGTAATCAGTCCTTTAAAAATAATAGGAGTGCTTCATTAAATTCTTTAGCATGCGTTGCATTTAGCCCATGTGGACCACCCTTTATTAAGGCTACTTTAGAATTAGGAATTGCTTCATGTGTTAATTTCCCACTATATTCATATGGTACAGTTGCATCAGAATCACCGTGAATAATAAGAGTAGGTATATTAAACTTCTCCAAGTCTTTTCTAAAATCTGTCTTACTAAAGGCGGTAATACAATCAAGTGTTCCTTTAGGTGATGCACTGGATGCAATATCCCAATTATATAAACGGAATGGCTCACTAACTAAATCTGTTCGATTACCAGCCGCGAAAAATCCCTTAGTAAATTCATCAAGAAATGCAAGGCGGTCATTTATCACACCACTTTTGAATGCTTCAATTGTTGCATCATCTAATGCCCCTTCAGGATGATCCTCTGATTTGTATAAATATGGAGGAACTGCCCCAGCAAAAACAGCCTTTTCAATACGATCTGTTCCATACGTACTAATATACCGGGCTACTTCGCCTCCACCCATAGAAAAACCAACAAGTGTGACATTTTGAAGCTCTAAATGTTCTAATAGTTGATGTAAATCAGAAGTAAAGGTATCATATTCATACCCTTCCCACGGCTGAGATGATTGTCCAAATCCTCGACGATCATATGTTATAACTCTGTATCCAGCCTCAACAAGAGCGGGAACTTGGTATTCCCAAGATCGACCACTTAACGGCCAACCATGAATTAGTACAACTGGTTTTCCTGTGCCATGATCCTCATAATATATCTCAATTGGTGCTTGATTTTCGGTTCCTACAGTAATTTTAGCCATGCTTCTACCTCCAAAAAATATTCTAATATGTATCCTTTTCTTCAATAATTCGGATGAATCTCATAACCTATTCATGCACGTTTATGTTGTGAACTCTAAGT
This genomic interval carries:
- a CDS encoding bromoperoxidase; this translates as MAKITVGTENQAPIEIYYEDHGTGKPVVLIHGWPLSGRSWEYQVPALVEAGYRVITYDRRGFGQSSQPWEGYEYDTFTSDLHQLLEHLELQNVTLVGFSMGGGEVARYISTYGTDRIEKAVFAGAVPPYLYKSEDHPEGALDDATIEAFKSGVINDRLAFLDEFTKGFFAAGNRTDLVSEPFRLYNWDIASSASPKGTLDCITAFSKTDFRKDLEKFNIPTLIIHGDSDATVPYEYSGKLTHEAIPNSKVALIKGGPHGLNATHAKEFNEALLLFLKD